Part of the Vigna radiata var. radiata cultivar VC1973A chromosome 11, Vradiata_ver6, whole genome shotgun sequence genome is shown below.
AGGTGTTTTTGGGTTCGTGACCCCAGATCCTCCATCACCGGTGGCGCCGGCGTTGAACTCTGGCCCCGCAAAATTGCTACTGCCACTTTCTCCCTTCAAGACATGAAGACCGTCAAGACTGCCGTTAATGCGgtaaattttccttttcttgtccctcactcttttcttcttttatttttattactatataCCAAATCAAATTATTCTTCCTCACCCTCCTCATTTTAGGCATCCTAAATTGACAACTCCTACTTTTCCATAACTCGAATTTCTTCACggaaacaatatttaaacaatattcacCTTTCTTcatacttcttttttttatttctgctTTATATTACGGGAtcgtcttcttttttttttttaacagtttAATAGTTACCTGTTCCCCCCTCCGATGAATAATTTCATCAATTTACTTCAAACTGATCAATATTGTAtggttatatattattttgttgaaaattgataaattttatattattgtccAATCTCACATTTTGACTAACCCCTACCAGAATATATAATGATTAGCTTAACGTATAATGATTAGCTTAACGTTGACAATTTATGGTGAAAAAGTTGCTGGTTTTTTTATCACATGTTTAATGATCCCACTTTCCACAACCCCCTTTTCTTGACAAAAGGCAAATATTAGAAAAACGctagtaaattaaaaaagtcaGTTTATCTTTTCAAATTTGGAAGTTTTCATTCGGGTTGTAGGGAACATATGTAAGGTTTAGAAACGTCAATTGTTAAAATTTCTTCCTGATATGGTCAAACCCCAAATCCTAGCTAATGTTAGGCAGCTAGTGTAGTTTCTTTCGTATGATACTATCCTAAGTAATGCCTTCCACAAAAAAGATGTGGTGGAAATGTACTTGTAAGTTCTTCAtgagtgttatatttttatggCGATATGTTGGACCCAGATCTATCTTTAAGATAACAGGTCTTATTGTTAAAACACTATTAAGTGTGGCGATAGGTAGGCTATCCTTAAAATAAGTCTTTTTCCTCCATAAGTCTTGTTTCTCAAAAACTAGAAATATTCTAATGATAGGTGGaatttcaaattacttaaaataagaCTTATCACATAAGACTAGTTAAGATATAATAacactaataatattaataaataaatgagagtATCTTTGTAGTATTATTACAACTAAATGGAAATAAATACGTAGTTTAGCATAAATTACAAATCTGccgattaataaaataaatcctaATATGAGTAAGTAGGAtgaaataatcatcaaataggtGAATAAACGATAGATACGAAATAGAAAATTAGGGATATGAACCATAATATAGTATTATAGAAAAAAGCGAAGACAGACTTCACTAACTCTTCGTTCTTGTCAACATACAAATATACCAGTATCTATGAATACTTTTCGTTCTTGTGATTGTTAATTTTTGCTATTGTGCAGACCATAAATGACGTTCTATTTGCAGTTATATCGTGTGGGATATCTAGATACTTGGACTTCCGAGCACCTAACGGTAAAATTCTGTTGTATTTTCTATTGAACAAAGCTTGCCTTTTTAATTATGTTCAAAAGGCGTGCCTGCAGTCAAACACACACATGatcataattgattaaataatatttttctataaggGCTGCGAGACGGTGTTCAGCTGACAGGGTTAGCTATGGTTAATTTAAGAAAGCAACCAGGGTTGCAGGTCTGCTCTTGCCTTGCACAAAAATACTTTCCTTGTACACCTGTTTTCAATCTACAACTTTACTGAGGTaggataaaaatgaattatttttattcatcagGATTTGTCCAATTTGATGAAAAGCAATTCAGGAGCGAGGTGGGGTAACAAATTTGGTATGATTCTGCTGCCAATATATTACCACAGAAGCAACTTTTCAGATCCTTTAGAATATTTGAAGAGAGCTAAGGCAACGATTGACAGAAAGAAACGATCTCTAGAGGCCAGTTTCTCATACAAAATTGGAGATTTTGTAATGTCCACCCTTGGTCCAAAGGTCCACTTCCTTTTTCCTCGTTTTCAGACTATTTTAGTGGTAAAGTAGAATATTTCAACCATCGTTAGTCTTCAGCAAACACAATGCTGTTTTATCTCTATGTTGCAGTTTGCTGGCCTTCTAAATTACCGGATACTCTGCCACACCACCTTTACAATCTCAAACGTAGTAGGTCCACAAGAGGAGATTATGATTGGAGGCAATCCTATTACGTTTTTAAGGGCAAACAATTCTGCCTTGCCACATGTATGCCCCCCTAATATCTGTTTTTCCTCACGGATTAAGTACTTCAAACTTGAGAGCGTACTTGTAGGTGAATATAGTTATGATCATTGTTGTTGGCTGGTTTTGTAATGCAGGCGCTGATTTTGAATATGGTGAGCTATGCTGGAAGGGCAGACATGCAAGTGCAGGTGGCCAAAGACATCATTCCTGATCCTGAGTTTCTTGCCAAGTGCTTTGAAGATGCATTGCTTGAAATGAAGGAGCGGGTTACGGCCAAAATCTGACTTATGGAGAAATTAGATTTTGATAAATGTGATAAAATTAATGTATGTGAAATATTGAGATGCTTACAATCACAGGCAAGTAATTTAGATTATCACAACATTTACTTAAATGTTATATAGGACTTAATTGTGATACATTCTGCTCTCTCTTAAGATCCACACCGGTGGCATATGTATATTTGGGTTAAAATCTGTTTACATTTGGTGtgttaaaattagttaaattacaTCCGtaataaataacttataataaacaaatttaatcattCCAATTGATGACATTTTCCAACGTATATAAATCATTAGTAAAGTTGGTAGACTCATAGTGCTATCCCTATATGCGTCTATcgtatatattatgatattagCAGGACTTATACGTAATAAGTTCAAAGGATTGGTAGACAGTATTGGAAATGTCGCAAAGACAAGTACAAATATGATATGATTGGGTCTCTATCATCTCAGCATTTAGCGCTGATTAAACAAGTACTCTGTTTAAGCGTTTGTTATCCATCCAACCCTTTGGAAGGAAATGACGACGAAATGTGGTCTAAAATAAGATTGAAACGGCGTGTTTGAATAGTTTGGAAGGGCATGGTATGACGCACGGGATTACGAAGTCTGCTAACACCCTGACGCAAGGGATTACGTATTCTgctttgtattttaaattttgaagagaagaaaagtagTCTCGACCGTTGTCAGCAATGGATCGATTAAGGATCAATTGCTGCTGTtcagtattttattatatgacaAATTCTGACACGGTGATCCATTTGTTATATAGTTTTACATGTTACTGGGGGAAAAAAGGGAACAGAGTCCGCTAGAAAACAACTTGAGACAGACTAGCTATATGTTGTAAAGCTGGAAGGATTTGGTTGAGGGGCAAATAAAATCCAGTGTGTTAGTGTGAGTGAGGGGAATATGGATGCGAAAGGAAAACTAAAGGTAatgtttcttccttttcctGGTCAAGGACACTTGATCCCAATGGGTGATATGGCAAGAGCATTCAGTGGAAGAGGGGTGAGGGCAACTATAGTCACCACTCCACTCAACGTACCCGCTATTCGGGGGACCATAGGAAAAAGCTCAGATTTAGACTCCGACTCGGAGATAGAAATCGTCACCATTAAATTCCCTTGTGCAGAGGCTGGCTTACCTGAGGGATGCGAAAATACAGAGTCAGTCCCCTCTCCAGACTTCATACCCGCTTTCTTCAAGGCAACCAGCATGCTACAGCCCCAATTGGAACACCTCCTTCTTCAACACTCACCACACTGCCTTATTGCCAGTGCTTTCTACCCCTGGGCATCTCACTCTGCAGCTACATTCAATATCCCAAGGCTTGTATTTTATGGCACCGGTGTCTTCGCCTTGTGTGCTTCAGAATGTCTGCGACTCTACCAGCCTCACAACAATGTTTCTTCTGACTCTGATCTATTTGTTATTCCTCATCTTCCGGGAAACATCCATATGACAAGGATGATGTTGCCCGATTACGCTAAAACTGACGGGGAAACTAAATACGCAGAACTGTTGAAGGCAATCAAGGAATCGGAGGTCGCAAGCTTCGGGGTTATTGTTAACAGCTTTTACGAACTGGAGCAGGAGTACGCTGATTATTACGAAAAGCTGCAGGGGCGGAGGGCGTGGTACATAGGTCCGCTTTCTCTGTGTAACCAACAGGAACGCAAAGGCAAGCGAGGGAAGGAAGCCTCGGTTGACGAAGGGGACATTTTGAAGTGGCTGGATTCGAAGAAAGCCAACGCAGTGGTGTACGTCTGTTTTGGTAGCATAGCCAACTTCAGCGAAAGTCAGTTGAGAGAAATAGCGAGGGGACTTGAGGATTCGGGACAAGAATTCATATGGGTTGTGAGGAGAAGTGACAAGGAATGGCTTCCGGAGGGGTTTGAGAGAAGAACAGAAGGAAGAGGAATGATTATTTGGGGATGGGCACCTCAACTTCTGATTCTTGACCATCCAGCGGTGGGAGCCTTTGTGACACACTGTGGATGGAATTCAACGCTGGAAGCTGTGTCCGCTGGCGTGCCCATGGTCACTTGGCCCGTTTCTGCTGAACAGTTCTACAATGAGAAATTAGTGACGGAGATTCTTGAAATTGGGGTCCCTGTTGGTGTTAAAAAATGGGCTAGAATTGTGGGAGACAGTGTTGGCGGTGAGGCGCTTGAGAAGGCACTAAAAAGAATAATGGTAGGGGAAGAAGCAGAGACTATCAGAAACAGAGCACACAAACTGTCAGAGATGGCAAGAACTGCTGTGGAACGC
Proteins encoded:
- the LOC106777986 gene encoding O-acyltransferase WSD1-like, which gives rise to MGESGDEALTPAGRLFLQEETKQVINCVIGLKNPIDVELVKSEVRKSTMLQHPRFSSLMVRDERGVEHWRATQVEIDRHFRIIKEALGEEGDERAINGYLAELSIDFDGLSMDKPLWEIHLLMAHNCLIFRIHHALGDGISLMSMFLASCRKLNDPQALPAIASPSNISYPPFNFWNLLATLWFSFLFVLDFILRCFWVRDPRSSITGGAGVELWPRKIATATFSLQDMKTVKTAVNATINDVLFAVISCGISRYLDFRAPNGLRDGVQLTGLAMVNLRKQPGLQDLSNLMKSNSGARWGNKFGMILLPIYYHRSNFSDPLEYLKRAKATIDRKKRSLEASFSYKIGDFVMSTLGPKFAGLLNYRILCHTTFTISNVVGPQEEIMIGGNPITFLRANNSALPHALILNMVSYAGRADMQVQVAKDIIPDPEFLAKCFEDALLEMKERVTAKI
- the LOC106776507 gene encoding scopoletin glucosyltransferase, translating into MDAKGKLKVMFLPFPGQGHLIPMGDMARAFSGRGVRATIVTTPLNVPAIRGTIGKSSDLDSDSEIEIVTIKFPCAEAGLPEGCENTESVPSPDFIPAFFKATSMLQPQLEHLLLQHSPHCLIASAFYPWASHSAATFNIPRLVFYGTGVFALCASECLRLYQPHNNVSSDSDLFVIPHLPGNIHMTRMMLPDYAKTDGETKYAELLKAIKESEVASFGVIVNSFYELEQEYADYYEKLQGRRAWYIGPLSLCNQQERKGKRGKEASVDEGDILKWLDSKKANAVVYVCFGSIANFSESQLREIARGLEDSGQEFIWVVRRSDKEWLPEGFERRTEGRGMIIWGWAPQLLILDHPAVGAFVTHCGWNSTLEAVSAGVPMVTWPVSAEQFYNEKLVTEILEIGVPVGVKKWARIVGDSVGGEALEKALKRIMVGEEAETIRNRAHKLSEMARTAVERNGSSSCSLTDLIQRLQSIQNFPKSSE